The Novosphingobium terrae genome has a window encoding:
- a CDS encoding DUF6118 family protein, with amino-acid sequence MTESSSPSPESDQLELAFDAIGQRLAGLTAAVDGFAVRQQELHGRDYRPDLENIQQCFQKVRDAMYILADKPGVRLTPEDIARQIEKAGQEWRQVDHAAWGSAQTRLERAAQSIEMMVASALTFRVQRNWIAASAAAALVVGLILGECLHR; translated from the coding sequence ATGACCGAATCCTCTTCCCCATCGCCCGAGTCAGATCAGCTGGAGCTTGCCTTCGATGCCATTGGGCAGCGGTTGGCCGGATTGACGGCAGCCGTGGATGGCTTTGCCGTTCGGCAGCAGGAACTGCATGGCCGTGATTACAGGCCGGATCTGGAGAACATCCAACAGTGCTTTCAGAAAGTGCGGGATGCCATGTACATACTGGCGGACAAGCCAGGGGTCAGGCTGACGCCGGAGGACATTGCCCGGCAGATCGAAAAGGCAGGGCAAGAGTGGCGGCAGGTCGATCATGCTGCATGGGGCAGTGCCCAGACCAGGCTTGAACGCGCCGCTCAGTCCATCGAGATGATGGTCGCTTCGGCTCTGACATTTAGGGTTCAGCGCAACTGGATTGCAGCGAGTGCAGCCGCGGCGCTGGTGGTTGGCCTGATCCTAGGGGAATGTCTGCATCGGTAA